One Campylobacter massiliensis DNA window includes the following coding sequences:
- a CDS encoding AbgT family transporter has product MDNKNSGSILGFIEKFGNKLPNPTMLFVYLSVVTILLSFVLQRLGVGVSYQAIKDGQISQLSANVVNLLSADSIRTFVSSMLKNFTGFYPLGVVFAIILGIGVADKAGLLSALVKKIALNSSKKWVTPIVIFLGVMSNVASSVGYVVLIPLGAILFAGFGRHPIAGLAAAFAGVSGGWSANLLIGTNDPMFAAFSTQAASVLNPDYVVLATANWYFMIASTFLIVIVGSFVTDRIVEPRLGKFSFEGALNLDERDEISAEQRRGLKFALIASVVFAILLLAALLPSNSLFGAKEGESFTKSVFMHSIIIFMMLFFIVAGAAYGVGAGTIKNSGDAVKFMEQAVAELSGFLVLIFFAAQFTYLFNASNIGLVLSIKGSVFLKDIGLTGLSLIIVFIVVIAFINLFIAVDSAKWAMMAPIFVPMFMNLGLSPELTQAAFRIGDSTTNIITPLMPFFVLIVAFMQRYDKGLKIGSVVSIMLPYTVAFLLSWAALMSVWYAFDLPLGPGAAIHYLK; this is encoded by the coding sequence ATGGATAACAAAAATAGCGGATCGATCTTAGGTTTTATCGAAAAATTCGGCAACAAGCTGCCTAATCCCACCATGCTTTTCGTCTATCTTTCGGTTGTCACGATCTTGCTGTCATTTGTGCTACAGAGGCTCGGAGTTGGCGTCAGCTATCAGGCTATCAAGGACGGGCAGATCTCGCAGCTAAGCGCAAACGTCGTAAATTTGCTCTCGGCTGATAGTATCAGGACCTTTGTCTCGTCCATGCTTAAAAACTTCACCGGTTTTTATCCTCTTGGCGTGGTTTTTGCGATCATTTTAGGTATCGGCGTGGCGGATAAGGCCGGGCTTTTATCGGCGCTGGTTAAAAAAATCGCCCTAAATTCGTCCAAAAAATGGGTAACTCCTATCGTGATCTTTTTGGGCGTGATGTCCAACGTCGCCTCCTCAGTCGGATACGTCGTGCTGATACCGCTCGGAGCTATTTTATTTGCGGGATTTGGGCGCCATCCTATCGCGGGGCTTGCGGCGGCTTTTGCCGGCGTTAGCGGCGGCTGGTCGGCAAATCTGCTAATCGGCACGAACGATCCGATGTTTGCGGCGTTTTCTACGCAGGCGGCTAGCGTGCTAAATCCCGACTACGTCGTTTTAGCTACGGCAAATTGGTATTTTATGATAGCTTCGACATTTTTGATCGTGATCGTGGGCTCTTTCGTGACCGATAGGATAGTCGAGCCTAGGCTTGGCAAATTTAGCTTTGAGGGCGCGTTAAATTTAGATGAGCGCGACGAGATAAGCGCAGAGCAAAGGCGCGGGCTAAAATTTGCCCTCATCGCGTCTGTTGTTTTCGCGATCCTTTTGCTAGCGGCGCTTTTGCCGTCAAATTCGCTCTTTGGCGCAAAAGAGGGCGAGAGCTTTACGAAGTCCGTTTTCATGCACTCTATCATCATTTTTATGATGCTATTTTTTATAGTTGCGGGTGCGGCTTACGGCGTCGGAGCGGGGACGATAAAAAACAGCGGCGATGCGGTTAAATTTATGGAACAAGCCGTCGCCGAGCTATCTGGATTTTTGGTTTTGATATTTTTCGCGGCTCAGTTTACGTATCTATTTAACGCCTCAAACATCGGGCTGGTGCTATCGATAAAAGGCTCGGTTTTCTTAAAAGATATTGGTCTAACGGGGCTTAGCCTCATTATCGTTTTTATAGTCGTGATCGCGTTTATAAATTTATTTATCGCCGTGGATTCGGCTAAATGGGCGATGATGGCGCCTATTTTCGTGCCGATGTTTATGAACCTAGGCCTCTCGCCCGAGCTAACGCAGGCTGCTTTTAGGATAGGCGACTCGACGACGAATATCATAACGCCTTTGATGCCGTTTTTCGTGCTGATAGTGGCGTTTATGCAGCGCTACGACAAGGGGTTAAAAATCGGCTCGGTAGTCTCGATAATGCTGCCTTACACGGTCGCGTTTTTGCTCTCGTGGGCGGCGCTGATGTCGGTTTGGTACGCTTTTGACCTACCTTTGGGGCCTGGTGCGGCTATACATTATCTAAAATAA
- a CDS encoding KH domain-containing protein: MVENFLLEYAKLIADFPDKVKLERVELGENFAELIIYADKVDTGKLIGKDGRMINAIKTVIVGYKAKDATSYRVTVKPLE; this comes from the coding sequence ATGGTAGAAAATTTTTTACTTGAATACGCTAAGCTCATCGCTGATTTTCCAGATAAAGTGAAACTTGAGCGAGTCGAGCTTGGCGAAAATTTTGCCGAGCTGATAATCTACGCCGATAAAGTCGATACGGGCAAGCTTATCGGCAAAGACGGCAGGATGATAAACGCGATAAAGACCGTAATCGTGGGCTATAAAGCCAAAGATGCGACATCATACCGCGTTACGGTAAAACCTCTTGAGTGA
- the purE gene encoding 5-(carboxyamino)imidazole ribonucleotide mutase has product MKFVSIIMGSKSDYDVVSEAAKTLEKFNVPYELIISSAHRSPKRTSEYVAAAEEKGAQVFIAAAGMAAHLAGAIAANTTRPVIGIPMGGSALSGVDALYSTVQMPGGMPVGTVAIGKAGAVNAAYLALQILALNDQNLDEMLKADRAAKAKQVEEDSAKVEVLLA; this is encoded by the coding sequence ATGAAATTCGTATCTATAATAATGGGAAGCAAAAGCGACTACGACGTAGTTAGCGAGGCGGCGAAAACGCTTGAGAAATTTAACGTTCCTTACGAGCTGATCATAAGCTCCGCGCACAGAAGCCCGAAGCGAACGAGCGAATACGTCGCCGCAGCCGAGGAAAAAGGCGCACAGGTATTTATAGCAGCAGCCGGCATGGCGGCGCATCTAGCGGGTGCTATCGCAGCAAACACCACTCGCCCCGTGATCGGCATACCGATGGGCGGTTCGGCGCTTAGCGGCGTGGACGCGCTTTATTCGACCGTGCAGATGCCAGGCGGCATGCCTGTGGGTACCGTAGCGATCGGCAAGGCTGGCGCGGTAAACGCAGCCTATTTGGCGCTACAAATTTTAGCCCTAAACGACCAAAATCTAGACGAAATGCTAAAAGCCGATCGGGCGGCGAAAGCTAAGCAAGTAGAGGAAGACTCGGCGAAGGTGGAAGTTTTACTCGCCTAA
- the ffh gene encoding signal recognition particle protein gives MFEQISESFRLAVSKIRFVDDEKALNNALDVLKKALLKADVHHKVTKELLALIEADLKQSGIGQKQFLDAIKSNLTKVLTAPGNQGFVFAPVAPTIVLMAGLQGSGKTTTTIKLANYLKLRKKKVLVAACDLQRLAAVEQLRQLCEANEIELFSIENETDPLNVAKQALAKVKSGLYDVLLVDTAGRLAIDEALMKQIKDIKSALEPHEIFYVADAMSGQDGVKTASMFNDALKISGVVLSKFDSDSKGGVAIGIAKQLNIPLRFVGIGEKVGDMESFIPERIVSRIMGEGDLATLVEKTSAVIDEQEAKRINKKIKKGQFNFNDFLSQMESVKKLGNMKSLIGMIPGLSSVANQIKDIDLDNSKEILHIKAMINSMTQKERENPDLLNNSRKRRLAAGSGLSQVEVNRFLKQFENASKIAKRFSGKEGLKGLGNLLNQAKNSRPN, from the coding sequence GTGTTTGAACAAATCAGCGAGTCGTTTCGTTTAGCCGTTAGTAAAATTCGTTTCGTAGACGATGAAAAAGCGCTAAATAACGCGCTTGACGTGCTTAAAAAAGCACTACTAAAAGCCGACGTTCATCACAAAGTTACCAAAGAATTGCTAGCTCTCATAGAGGCCGATCTAAAGCAAAGCGGGATAGGCCAAAAGCAATTTTTAGACGCTATCAAGTCAAATTTAACGAAAGTTTTAACCGCGCCGGGCAACCAGGGCTTTGTCTTCGCGCCAGTAGCTCCTACGATCGTGCTGATGGCTGGTTTGCAAGGTAGCGGAAAAACCACTACGACGATAAAGCTAGCTAACTATCTAAAGCTTAGAAAGAAAAAAGTTTTGGTCGCGGCGTGCGATTTGCAACGCTTGGCGGCCGTCGAGCAGCTTCGTCAACTTTGCGAAGCAAACGAGATAGAGCTTTTCAGTATAGAAAATGAAACCGATCCGCTAAACGTAGCCAAGCAAGCGCTAGCTAAGGTAAAAAGCGGGCTTTACGACGTACTTTTGGTCGATACGGCGGGACGTTTGGCGATAGACGAAGCTTTGATGAAGCAGATAAAAGATATCAAATCAGCGCTCGAGCCGCATGAAATTTTTTACGTAGCTGACGCCATGAGCGGACAAGATGGCGTAAAAACAGCAAGTATGTTTAACGATGCGCTAAAAATAAGCGGCGTGGTGCTAAGCAAATTTGACTCGGACAGCAAAGGCGGCGTAGCTATCGGCATAGCCAAGCAGCTAAATATACCGCTTAGATTCGTTGGTATCGGCGAAAAAGTCGGCGATATGGAGAGCTTTATCCCTGAGCGTATCGTGAGCCGCATAATGGGCGAGGGCGACTTGGCGACGTTGGTTGAAAAAACTAGCGCCGTGATAGACGAACAAGAGGCAAAAAGAATAAATAAAAAGATCAAAAAAGGACAGTTTAACTTTAACGACTTTTTATCGCAAATGGAAAGCGTCAAAAAGCTTGGAAATATGAAAAGCCTAATCGGTATGATACCAGGTCTCTCAAGCGTGGCAAATCAGATAAAAGATATCGACCTTGATAACTCCAAGGAAATTTTACATATCAAAGCTATGATAAATTCTATGACGCAAAAAGAGCGTGAGAATCCTGATTTGCTAAACAACAGCCGAAAAAGACGTTTGGCTGCGGGATCTGGACTATCTCAAGTAGAGGTAAATCGCTTTTTGAAGCAGTTTGAAAACGCATCAAAAATAGCAAAGAGGTTTTCTGGTAAAGAAGGCCTAAAGGGGCTTGGAAATTTACTAAACCAAGCTAAAAACTCTCGCCCTAATTAA
- the glyQ gene encoding glycine--tRNA ligase subunit alpha, with protein MTFSEIILTLQNYWREQGCVILQPYDMPAGAGTYHQATFLRSLGPKPWATAYVAPSRRPTDGRYGENPNRLGAYYQFQVLIKPSPKNIQELYLKSLEKLGLNLKNHDIRFVEDNWESPTLGAWGLGWEVWLDGMEVTQFTYFQQVGGIACELVSAEITYGLERLAMYLQDVNSVYDIVWDDRGGDIVTYADVHKQGEFEWSKYNFEIADVDMLFRQFENAFGECKRCLEAKISLPAYDYCMLAAHTFNVLDARGAISVTQRQDYILKIRELAKECALTYKASIDAAAQNDAKGE; from the coding sequence ATGACGTTTTCAGAGATTATTTTGACGTTGCAAAACTACTGGCGCGAGCAGGGTTGCGTGATACTGCAGCCATACGATATGCCTGCAGGTGCTGGTACCTATCATCAGGCGACTTTTTTAAGGAGCCTCGGGCCAAAGCCGTGGGCGACGGCGTACGTAGCACCTTCTCGCCGTCCGACCGACGGTAGATACGGCGAAAACCCAAACCGCCTGGGTGCTTATTATCAGTTTCAGGTGCTTATAAAACCAAGCCCGAAAAATATACAGGAGCTTTATCTAAAAAGCCTTGAAAAGCTCGGGTTAAATTTGAAAAATCACGACATCCGCTTCGTCGAGGATAACTGGGAGAGTCCGACGCTGGGTGCTTGGGGGCTAGGCTGGGAGGTCTGGCTAGACGGCATGGAAGTAACGCAGTTTACGTATTTTCAACAAGTTGGGGGCATCGCGTGCGAGCTGGTTTCGGCCGAGATCACTTACGGCCTTGAGCGCCTTGCGATGTATCTGCAGGACGTAAATAGCGTCTATGATATCGTTTGGGACGATAGGGGCGGCGATATCGTGACCTACGCCGACGTGCATAAGCAGGGCGAATTTGAGTGGAGCAAATATAACTTTGAAATCGCAGACGTAGATATGCTATTTCGCCAGTTTGAAAATGCATTCGGCGAGTGCAAACGCTGCCTAGAGGCTAAAATTTCGCTGCCTGCGTACGATTATTGCATGCTTGCGGCGCATACGTTTAACGTCCTTGACGCGCGCGGAGCTATCAGTGTAACGCAAAGGCAAGACTATATCCTAAAAATCCGCGAGCTGGCCAAAGAGTGCGCGCTGACGTATAAAGCCAGCATCGACGCCGCAGCCCAAAACGACGCGAAGGGCGAATAA
- the trmD gene encoding tRNA (guanosine(37)-N1)-methyltransferase TrmD, whose translation MKFTFVTLFEGLVRPYFEDSILGRAIKEKLISIDFLNPRDFTTDKHKKVDDYMVGGGAGLLMTCQPLDDTLNSLLKNKPKPHTIFLAPAGKKFTQNDARRLAKKEHICLVCGRYEGIDERIVEKYADEIFCIGDFVMTGGELAALCISDAISRNIDGVLGNNQSLEVESFECDLLEAPSFTKPSDYKGSGVVSAFLKGDHAKIRALKNNMAFLKTRFFRPDLYRKFEPPTKEKI comes from the coding sequence ATGAAATTTACCTTTGTTACACTTTTTGAAGGCCTTGTACGACCTTATTTTGAAGATAGTATTTTGGGTCGCGCCATAAAAGAAAAACTTATCTCAATTGATTTTTTAAATCCTCGGGATTTTACTACCGATAAGCATAAAAAGGTAGATGACTATATGGTTGGAGGCGGCGCAGGGTTACTCATGACATGTCAGCCTCTTGATGATACTTTAAATTCTTTACTAAAAAATAAGCCAAAACCCCATACTATTTTTCTTGCGCCTGCTGGAAAAAAATTTACCCAAAACGATGCTAGGCGTCTAGCAAAAAAAGAACATATTTGTCTAGTTTGCGGTAGATATGAGGGCATAGATGAGCGAATAGTAGAAAAATACGCAGATGAAATTTTTTGTATCGGCGATTTTGTGATGACCGGAGGGGAACTGGCGGCTCTTTGTATTTCCGATGCGATTTCTCGCAATATTGACGGCGTTTTGGGAAATAATCAAAGTCTTGAAGTTGAGAGTTTTGAGTGCGATTTACTTGAGGCTCCGTCTTTTACAAAACCTAGTGATTACAAAGGTTCTGGTGTGGTTTCAGCGTTTTTAAAGGGAGACCATGCTAAAATTAGAGCTTTGAAAAATAATATGGCGTTCTTAAAAACTAGGTTTTTTCGTCCGGATTTATACCGAAAATTTGAGCCGCCGACTAAGGAAAAAATATGA
- a CDS encoding Nif3-like dinuclear metal center hexameric protein: MKIGEIYKILDEISPFASQEEWDNSGLLVGSFEASAERVYLSLDVDEELLDEAQPNSLIITHHPLIFKGLKSLNLDKYPSSLIAKMVAKNLSLIAMHTNYDLSHLNEYVLSEILGFAIKERDGFVLYADVNLSFGELCEMVKTKLNLSHLRVCKGRKFDHNTPIKRLAFCTGSGGDLIDGVKADVFLTGDLKYHQAMSAVQNNLTMIDIGHFESERYFGESLAKYLQILPIPTIISNSKNPFSYS; encoded by the coding sequence ATGAAAATCGGCGAAATTTATAAAATTTTAGACGAGATTAGCCCGTTTGCGAGTCAAGAAGAGTGGGATAACAGCGGACTGCTCGTGGGCTCGTTTGAGGCAAGCGCGGAGCGCGTTTATCTTAGCCTTGACGTCGATGAAGAGCTTTTGGACGAAGCGCAGCCAAATTCGCTTATCATTACGCATCATCCGCTCATTTTTAAAGGGCTAAAATCGCTAAATTTGGACAAATATCCAAGCAGCCTAATCGCAAAGATGGTAGCTAAAAATTTAAGCCTGATCGCGATGCACACGAACTATGATCTAAGCCACCTAAACGAATACGTGCTAAGCGAAATTTTGGGCTTTGCAATAAAAGAACGCGATGGATTCGTGCTTTATGCGGATGTAAATTTGAGCTTTGGCGAGCTTTGTGAGATGGTAAAAACAAAGCTAAATTTAAGCCATTTAAGGGTTTGTAAGGGGCGAAAATTTGATCATAATACGCCTATAAAACGCCTTGCATTTTGTACGGGAAGCGGCGGAGATTTGATAGATGGCGTCAAAGCGGATGTGTTTTTAACCGGGGATCTGAAGTATCACCAAGCCATGAGCGCCGTGCAAAATAATCTTACTATGATAGACATCGGGCACTTCGAGAGCGAGCGGTATTTTGGGGAGTCGCTTGCAAAATATTTGCAAATTTTGCCGATTCCTACTATAATATCCAACTCAAAAAACCCGTTTTCATACAGTTAA
- a CDS encoding GyrI-like domain-containing protein, which yields MEILAVEGFKICGLKTRTKNADEINGDGKIPALWAKFTKEFYDGKSEIYGVYCSYENGVNGLYDLFIGTKSLCSGGEILEIKSGKYAVFSFPNEPQNVAKFWGEIWKYFEGSKLKRAYETDFEFYCGDEIKIYISVLD from the coding sequence ATGGAAATTTTAGCGGTAGAGGGTTTTAAAATTTGCGGATTAAAAACTCGCACCAAAAATGCCGACGAGATAAACGGCGACGGTAAAATCCCAGCCTTGTGGGCTAAATTTACAAAAGAATTTTATGACGGTAAAAGCGAAATTTACGGCGTTTATTGTAGTTACGAAAACGGCGTAAACGGGCTTTACGATTTATTTATCGGTACGAAGTCGCTTTGCTCAGGCGGCGAAATTTTAGAGATAAAAAGCGGCAAATACGCTGTTTTTAGCTTTCCAAATGAGCCGCAAAACGTAGCAAAATTTTGGGGAGAAATTTGGAAATATTTTGAAGGCTCAAAGCTAAAAAGAGCCTACGAAACGGACTTTGAGTTTTACTGCGGCGACGAGATAAAAATTTATATCTCGGTTTTAGATTAG
- a CDS encoding DUF3972 domain-containing protein: MQTYLNIDEFCKLVHLEREVIEGMINRGVLNTKEEGGEILIEASQGTMSVVPSVVAVPAPQIGADGFSFVEKTIGTILNLHEKVLDAKDETLETLRNENKFLKEALISMQELYDEDRKTVETLTKQLKNSQDEVEFLKRKYKLMWNKAVENFKGDKE; the protein is encoded by the coding sequence ATGCAGACATACCTAAATATAGACGAATTTTGCAAGCTCGTGCACCTAGAACGCGAGGTGATCGAGGGGATGATAAACCGCGGCGTGCTAAATACGAAAGAAGAGGGCGGCGAAATCCTCATAGAAGCCAGCCAGGGCACGATGAGCGTGGTGCCTAGCGTCGTGGCCGTACCTGCACCCCAGATCGGCGCGGATGGCTTTAGCTTCGTAGAAAAGACGATCGGTACGATACTGAATTTGCACGAAAAGGTGCTAGATGCCAAAGACGAGACACTAGAGACCCTGCGCAACGAAAATAAGTTTTTAAAAGAGGCGCTAATCTCGATGCAAGAGCTCTACGACGAGGATAGAAAAACGGTAGAAACGCTCACGAAACAGCTAAAAAATTCGCAAGATGAAGTCGAGTTTTTAAAACGAAAATACAAGCTCATGTGGAACAAGGCGGTTGAAAATTTTAAAGGCGACAAGGAGTAG
- the rpsP gene encoding 30S ribosomal protein S16 — translation MATVVRLTRMGRKKKPFYRIVVTDSRKRRDGGWIESIGYYNPMVEPEVVKFDAERLAYWKGVGAKLSDRVAKITSK, via the coding sequence ATGGCAACAGTAGTAAGACTAACGAGAATGGGACGCAAGAAAAAACCTTTTTATCGTATAGTCGTAACGGATAGTAGAAAAAGAAGAGACGGCGGCTGGATAGAGTCGATCGGTTACTACAACCCGATGGTTGAGCCTGAGGTGGTAAAATTTGACGCTGAGCGTTTGGCTTATTGGAAAGGCGTCGGTGCGAAACTTAGCGACAGGGTTGCAAAAATAACTAGCAAATAA
- a CDS encoding zinc ribbon domain-containing protein: MNKYLEQLVELSNIDKDIDDFTPRLEKVQSVLKATKDEQAAILSQIEDATTSVTELKNQKSQTNAHIAEFSAKIKDVAKKSGAAKTEKEIKALQLEDELAKEQLEAANEEVERLEKIIDSKNALKSELEAKAAELGENLTKIESEISAEVGAIEQQRDEIYAKKNKLVGEMNQKILTFYEKIRKWAHNTAVVPVKKQACYGCFMQINDKTYSAVIKGEDIVTCPHCGRILYKEAAN; this comes from the coding sequence ATGAATAAATATTTAGAACAGCTAGTCGAGCTCTCAAACATCGATAAAGATATCGACGATTTTACCCCGCGCCTTGAGAAGGTTCAAAGCGTTTTAAAAGCGACCAAGGACGAGCAGGCGGCGATTTTATCGCAGATCGAGGACGCGACCACGAGCGTGACCGAGCTAAAAAATCAAAAATCTCAAACCAACGCGCATATAGCGGAATTTAGCGCAAAGATAAAAGACGTCGCCAAAAAAAGCGGCGCGGCAAAAACTGAAAAAGAAATAAAAGCGCTTCAGCTAGAAGACGAGCTAGCTAAAGAGCAGCTAGAAGCCGCAAACGAAGAGGTCGAAAGACTAGAAAAAATCATAGATAGCAAAAATGCGCTAAAAAGCGAGCTTGAGGCAAAGGCTGCGGAACTAGGCGAAAATTTGACCAAAATCGAGAGCGAGATCTCGGCCGAAGTCGGCGCCATCGAGCAACAAAGAGACGAAATATACGCTAAGAAAAACAAGCTAGTCGGCGAGATGAATCAAAAAATCTTAACCTTTTACGAGAAAATCCGCAAATGGGCGCACAACACCGCCGTCGTGCCGGTCAAAAAGCAGGCCTGCTACGGCTGCTTTATGCAGATAAACGACAAGACTTATTCTGCCGTCATCAAGGGCGAAGACATCGTGACCTGCCCTCATTGCGGCCGAATTTTATACAAAGAAGCGGCGAACTAG
- the waaA gene encoding lipid IV(A) 3-deoxy-D-manno-octulosonic acid transferase, whose protein sequence is MIIIYYVLVLSAFALGALPLAILAFKKKYRASIPARFFLFKNPKFDASRLHVHACSFGEVRSIAPLVSRFKDAIAVSVVTKTGFDEAKKITQNTRFLPFEIFLPFWLKPAKITVIFEAELWLGLVFWAKFKGSRVILINARISDRSYKSYLKFGFFYRYLFKFIDKIYAQSDLDKERLERLGAKNIVVSGNIKSAFLPSPSKIYAKPKERVIVLASTHAGEEELILRDLNLSANDKLILVPRHPERFNDASEILAKFAVKNGLKFAKFSEAKNFDAQCVLVDTMGELVNIYKFSDVVVLGGSFVPNVGGHNPIEAAQFENAVISGEFIFNQKALYSAVDGIKFAKADEINSLLKQNLPKAKIVAKGDASEILKDIEENL, encoded by the coding sequence TTGATAATAATTTATTACGTTTTAGTCCTCTCGGCGTTTGCCTTGGGGGCTTTACCGCTTGCGATTTTAGCTTTTAAGAAAAAGTACAGAGCCTCGATTCCCGCTAGATTTTTTTTGTTTAAAAATCCCAAATTTGACGCCTCGCGCCTGCATGTTCACGCGTGTAGTTTCGGCGAGGTGCGCTCTATCGCGCCGCTAGTTAGTAGATTTAAAGACGCGATCGCAGTCTCGGTCGTAACCAAAACCGGATTTGACGAGGCGAAAAAAATCACGCAAAATACGCGCTTTTTGCCGTTTGAGATATTTTTACCGTTTTGGCTAAAGCCTGCTAAAATCACGGTCATTTTTGAGGCCGAGCTTTGGCTGGGGCTTGTTTTTTGGGCTAAATTTAAGGGTTCGCGCGTCATTTTGATAAACGCTAGGATTTCTGATAGGAGCTACAAAAGCTATCTCAAATTTGGCTTTTTTTACAGGTATTTGTTTAAATTTATAGATAAAATTTACGCTCAAAGCGATCTGGATAAAGAGCGTTTGGAGCGGCTCGGCGCTAAAAATATCGTCGTTAGCGGCAATATAAAATCAGCCTTTTTGCCAAGCCCGAGTAAAATTTATGCCAAGCCAAAGGAGCGCGTGATCGTGCTGGCTAGCACTCATGCGGGCGAAGAGGAGCTGATTTTGCGTGATTTAAATTTGAGCGCAAACGACAAGCTGATTTTAGTTCCGCGTCATCCTGAGAGATTTAACGATGCGAGCGAGATTTTGGCTAAATTTGCCGTAAAAAATGGACTAAAATTTGCCAAATTTAGCGAAGCCAAAAATTTTGACGCGCAGTGCGTGCTGGTCGATACGATGGGCGAGCTGGTAAATATTTATAAATTTAGCGACGTCGTCGTGCTTGGCGGCAGCTTCGTGCCAAACGTAGGCGGACACAATCCGATTGAGGCGGCGCAGTTTGAAAACGCGGTGATAAGCGGGGAGTTTATATTTAATCAAAAAGCCTTGTATAGTGCGGTAGATGGGATAAAATTTGCAAAAGCGGACGAGATAAATTCGCTTTTAAAGCAAAATTTACCTAAAGCAAAAATAGTCGCCAAAGGCGATGCAAGCGAGATTTTAAAAGATATTGAGGAAAATTTATGA
- the rimM gene encoding ribosome maturation factor RimM (Essential for efficient processing of 16S rRNA), with protein sequence MSELVEVALLGKTVGLKGFVKLHNKGDFPNQFKKNATFFDKDGKELVVKNYNHTNDTISFYGFEDIDSAKTLTNKTIYTTKEETRKNCKLKKGEFFYFDVIGCEIYENNQRLGEVEDIDEVGANHLFLVKTDENLISKGLEKSFYIPYIDVYIEKVDVENKKIYTKNAILILENS encoded by the coding sequence TTGAGTGAGCTTGTAGAAGTCGCATTGCTTGGCAAAACGGTAGGATTAAAGGGGTTTGTCAAGCTTCATAATAAAGGCGACTTTCCTAACCAGTTTAAAAAAAATGCTACATTTTTCGACAAAGACGGTAAAGAACTCGTCGTAAAAAACTACAATCACACAAATGATACGATCTCTTTTTACGGTTTTGAAGATATAGATAGCGCAAAAACTCTTACTAATAAAACAATCTACACTACAAAAGAAGAAACTAGAAAAAACTGCAAACTAAAAAAGGGCGAATTTTTCTATTTTGATGTCATCGGTTGCGAAATTTACGAAAATAACCAAAGGCTCGGCGAAGTAGAGGATATAGACGAGGTCGGCGCAAATCATCTATTTCTAGTAAAAACAGATGAAAATTTGATTTCCAAAGGGTTGGAAAAAAGTTTTTATATTCCGTATATCGACGTTTATATAGAAAAAGTCGATGTGGAAAATAAAAAAATTTATACCAAAAATGCTATCTTAATTCTAGAAAATTCCTGA
- a CDS encoding pseudouridine synthase family protein, with protein MKEEKAYKLLAIQEGISNNEAKELIDAGLVSAKGQRIAVARAMMSVTTKFNVQKLPRPSVIFEDENLIAIDKPAFLTSEKVSETYKFPLLHRLDKETSGVLLLVKNEEFQKKAIEEFKNCRVKKEYVAAVKGIVSEEFSVNEPIITLKNKGGAFSKISPNGKEAFSHVTPVMVAGKKSLVKVEIKTGRTHQIRVHLNHAGYGIVGDEKYAKNKSARMYLHAYKIELLGYKLRSNLSSDFNKLGFEISRNFEI; from the coding sequence ATGAAAGAAGAAAAAGCCTATAAACTACTGGCGATCCAGGAGGGCATCTCAAACAACGAGGCAAAGGAACTAATCGACGCTGGGCTGGTTAGCGCCAAAGGGCAAAGGATCGCCGTGGCGCGTGCAATGATGAGCGTGACGACTAAATTTAACGTGCAAAAGCTGCCGCGTCCAAGCGTGATTTTTGAGGATGAAAACTTGATTGCGATTGATAAACCGGCGTTTTTGACCTCGGAAAAAGTGAGCGAAACTTATAAATTTCCTCTGCTTCACAGACTCGATAAGGAAACTAGCGGCGTACTTTTACTCGTGAAAAACGAGGAATTTCAAAAAAAAGCGATCGAGGAGTTTAAAAACTGCCGCGTAAAAAAAGAGTATGTCGCGGCAGTCAAGGGTATCGTGAGCGAGGAATTTAGCGTAAACGAACCAATAATCACGCTAAAAAACAAAGGTGGAGCGTTTTCTAAGATCTCGCCAAACGGCAAAGAGGCCTTTTCGCACGTAACTCCAGTGATGGTCGCTGGCAAAAAAAGTCTCGTAAAAGTCGAGATAAAAACCGGTAGAACGCACCAAATCAGAGTGCACCTAAATCACGCCGGATACGGGATCGTCGGCGATGAAAAATACGCTAAAAATAAATCCGCAAGAATGTATCTGCACGCTTATAAAATCGAGCTTTTAGGTTATAAATTAAGGTCAAATTTGAGCAGCGATTTTAACAAGCTCGGTTTTGAAATTTCAAGAAATTTTGAGATTTAA